In Leptospira harrisiae, a genomic segment contains:
- a CDS encoding vitamin B12-dependent ribonucleotide reductase — translation MKIERHFTKGNTGLYPNLTWVRKDSKITNTDGSVVFEANGVEVPDFWSQVATDILAQKYFRRKGVPKYLKKVAEKGIPEWLQRSVPDDEKLSALNPEDRFVGESDSKQVFHRLAGCWTYWGYKHGYFTDEDSARVFYEEVIFMLASQMAAPNSPQWFNTGLHWAYGIDGKSQGHYYVDPKSGKLVRSASSYEHPQPHACFIQSVDDDLVNEGGIMDLWVREARLFKYGSGTGTNFSNLRAANESLSGGGKSSGLMSFLKIGDRAAGAIKSGGTTRRAAKMVCLDMDHPDIEEFIDWKVQEEKKVASLVTGSILNNRLLNDIMSACSSAKQTLGEEAAYDPAANLDLKKAIQKARKAFVPDNYIKRVIDLSKQGYKDLLFEELTTDWQSEAYNTVSGQNSNNSVRITNEFMEAVEKDLPFHLYNRTEKEKAKAANREAKPSKTLRARDLWERIANAAWNSADPGTQYHSTINEWHTCPEDGAINASNPCSEYMFLDNTACNLASANLVKFLKEDGSFDVAGYRYLNKIWTIILEVSVLMAQFPSKEIAELSYKFRTLGLGYANLGSLLMIMGIPYDSQEAMAVTGAISSIMHMTSYATSAEMAKELGPFAGYEKNKNHMLRVIRNHRRAAYNAPKEEYEGLTITPVGINPSFLPSYLLEAAKEDSDRALELGELHGYRNAQVTVIAPTGTIGLVMDCDTTGIEPDFALVKYKKLAGGGYFKIINQSVPAALKKLGYSQAEQDAIVNYCKGHATFNGAPGVNTARLKEKGFTEDVLEKLEKQLPFVFDIQFAFNKFTLGEDFLSKTLGIDPAVYNSMSFNLLETLGFSADEISQANDYVCGTMTIENAPFIKEKDLAVFDCANKCGKYGKRFLSYQSHIRIMAAAQPFISGAISKTINLPEEATIEDVKNAYLMSWKVMIKANALYRDGSKLSQPLNSVFQLLSAVGEEEEELQTSSAPKTVTEVAEKLVYKYIAERRKLPHRRAGYTQKAMVGGHKVYLRTGEYEDGQLGEIFIDMHKEGAAFRSLTNAFAIAVSLGLQHGVPLEEFVEAFTFFKFEPNGMVSGNPHIKMSTSVIDYIFRELAITYLGRYDLAQVSPEDLRTDEVGRKADPAKDLVGKQESSGLRVPLQVAPISMKSVLEEKPEAVAVASGTPPTAAQSAAATLKIIGEARTKGYTGDSCTECGSFQMVRNGACLKCISCGSTTGCS, via the coding sequence ATGAAAATTGAGAGGCATTTTACCAAAGGGAATACGGGTCTTTACCCGAATTTAACTTGGGTCCGTAAGGATTCTAAAATTACGAATACTGACGGGTCAGTTGTATTTGAGGCCAACGGAGTGGAAGTTCCGGATTTTTGGTCGCAGGTGGCAACAGATATCCTCGCGCAGAAATACTTTCGAAGAAAAGGTGTTCCCAAATATTTAAAGAAGGTAGCGGAAAAAGGAATTCCTGAATGGTTACAACGTTCTGTTCCTGATGATGAAAAACTTTCCGCTCTCAATCCTGAAGACAGATTTGTGGGAGAATCAGACTCCAAACAAGTTTTCCATCGCCTTGCCGGCTGTTGGACGTATTGGGGTTATAAACACGGTTATTTTACAGATGAAGACAGTGCTCGTGTTTTCTATGAAGAAGTTATTTTTATGCTCGCAAGCCAAATGGCTGCTCCCAATTCCCCGCAGTGGTTTAACACAGGACTCCACTGGGCGTATGGAATTGATGGGAAATCACAAGGGCATTACTATGTGGATCCAAAATCGGGAAAACTTGTAAGATCAGCCTCTTCTTACGAACACCCACAACCCCATGCCTGTTTCATCCAATCTGTGGATGACGATTTAGTGAATGAAGGTGGAATTATGGACCTTTGGGTTCGTGAAGCTCGTCTTTTCAAATACGGATCTGGTACAGGAACCAACTTTTCTAACTTACGTGCTGCTAATGAATCTCTCTCTGGTGGGGGAAAAAGTTCCGGGCTTATGTCTTTCCTTAAAATTGGGGACAGAGCTGCGGGAGCCATCAAATCAGGAGGAACCACTCGTCGTGCAGCGAAGATGGTTTGTCTTGATATGGACCATCCGGACATCGAAGAGTTCATCGATTGGAAAGTGCAAGAAGAGAAAAAAGTGGCATCCCTTGTTACGGGGTCCATTCTCAATAACCGCCTCCTCAATGATATTATGAGCGCTTGTTCTTCCGCCAAACAAACACTTGGTGAAGAAGCGGCTTACGACCCAGCTGCCAATTTAGATCTGAAAAAAGCGATCCAAAAAGCAAGGAAAGCATTTGTTCCAGACAACTACATCAAACGAGTGATTGACCTTTCCAAACAAGGTTACAAAGACCTACTCTTTGAAGAATTGACAACTGATTGGCAATCCGAAGCTTATAACACTGTTTCTGGACAAAACTCCAATAACTCTGTGCGAATCACAAATGAGTTTATGGAAGCAGTGGAAAAAGACCTTCCTTTCCATCTTTACAATAGAACCGAAAAGGAAAAAGCAAAGGCCGCAAACAGAGAAGCAAAACCTTCTAAAACTTTACGTGCGCGTGATCTTTGGGAAAGAATTGCCAATGCTGCTTGGAACTCTGCAGATCCAGGAACGCAGTATCATAGCACCATCAACGAATGGCATACTTGTCCAGAAGACGGTGCCATCAATGCATCGAACCCTTGTTCTGAGTATATGTTTCTCGACAATACTGCATGTAACTTGGCTTCCGCAAACCTTGTTAAATTCTTAAAAGAAGACGGAAGTTTTGATGTCGCGGGATACCGTTACTTAAACAAAATTTGGACCATCATCTTAGAAGTATCTGTACTTATGGCGCAGTTCCCTTCCAAAGAAATTGCAGAGCTCTCCTACAAGTTTAGAACTTTAGGACTGGGATATGCAAACCTTGGTTCCCTACTCATGATCATGGGAATTCCTTATGATTCACAAGAAGCGATGGCTGTGACTGGTGCGATTTCTTCCATCATGCATATGACTTCTTATGCTACCTCAGCAGAGATGGCAAAAGAACTTGGGCCATTTGCTGGATACGAAAAAAACAAAAACCATATGCTTCGTGTCATTCGTAACCACAGACGTGCTGCTTACAATGCACCAAAAGAAGAATACGAAGGCCTTACCATCACTCCAGTGGGAATCAATCCATCGTTCCTTCCTTCCTACTTACTCGAAGCAGCGAAAGAAGATTCAGACAGAGCCTTGGAACTTGGTGAGTTACACGGATACCGCAACGCACAGGTAACTGTGATTGCACCTACAGGAACCATTGGTCTTGTGATGGACTGTGACACTACAGGAATCGAACCAGACTTTGCTCTCGTGAAATACAAAAAATTGGCTGGTGGTGGATATTTCAAAATCATCAACCAATCCGTTCCGGCTGCATTAAAAAAACTTGGATACAGCCAAGCAGAACAAGATGCCATTGTGAACTATTGTAAAGGCCATGCTACTTTCAACGGTGCTCCTGGTGTCAACACAGCTCGTTTGAAAGAAAAAGGTTTTACAGAAGATGTATTGGAAAAACTCGAAAAACAACTTCCATTTGTTTTTGATATCCAATTTGCATTCAACAAATTTACATTAGGTGAAGATTTCCTTTCGAAAACTTTAGGAATTGATCCTGCGGTTTATAACTCTATGAGTTTTAACCTTTTGGAAACTCTTGGATTTTCTGCAGACGAGATTTCTCAAGCAAATGATTATGTTTGTGGAACTATGACTATCGAAAACGCACCTTTCATCAAAGAGAAGGATCTGGCTGTTTTTGATTGTGCAAACAAATGTGGGAAATACGGAAAACGTTTCTTATCTTATCAATCACATATCCGAATTATGGCTGCGGCACAACCATTCATTTCGGGTGCGATCTCCAAAACGATCAACCTTCCCGAGGAGGCAACCATAGAGGATGTAAAAAATGCATACCTCATGTCTTGGAAAGTGATGATCAAAGCAAACGCACTTTACCGTGATGGATCTAAACTTTCACAACCACTTAACTCTGTATTCCAATTGTTAAGTGCTGTGGGTGAAGAAGAGGAAGAACTTCAAACTTCTTCTGCTCCTAAAACGGTAACGGAAGTGGCGGAAAAACTTGTTTATAAATACATTGCGGAAAGAAGAAAACTTCCACACCGCCGTGCAGGTTATACACAAAAAGCAATGGTTGGCGGTCACAAAGTATACCTTCGCACAGGAGAATACGAAGATGGCCAACTCGGTGAAATCTTTATCGATATGCATAAAGAAGGAGCGGCTTTCCGTTCCCTTACGAATGCGTTTGCGATTGCCGTTTCCCTCGGTCTCCAACATGGAGTTCCACTAGAAGAATTTGTAGAAGCATTCACTTTCTTCAAGTTTGAACCAAACGGTATGGTTTCTGGCAACCCTCACATTAAGATGTCTACTTCTGTGATCGATTACATCTTTAGAGAACTTGCCATAACCTACCTAGGAAGATACGACTTGGCACAAGTATCTCCCGAAGACTTAAGAACAGATGAAGTGGGCAGAAAAGCAGATCCCGCAAAGGATCTAGTGGGAAAGCAGGAAAGTAGCGGACTTCGTGTTCCGCTACAAGTGGCACCTATCTCTATGAAATCTGTTTTGGAAGAAAAACCGGAAGCTGTGGCAGTCGCTAGTGGAACACCACCAACAGCAGCGCAATCAGCAGCGGCAACTCTGAAAATCATTGGAGAAGCGAGAACCAAAGGATATACAGGAGATTCCTGTACAGAATGTGGTTCCTTCCAAATGGTTCGTAACGGAGCTTGTCTCAAGTGTATCTCTTGCGGATCCACGACCGGTTGTTCGTAA